The sequence CCGCATCGGCGGCCTGTCCCTCCGGCAGTCGTGGTCCGTCGGTTGCGCGCTCGCGGAGGGCGGCGAGTTCGGCGCGGAGGCCGCCCGGTGCCTTGGACGCGCTCATTCGCCCGCCGGCACCGCCGCGCCGGCCTCCTGCGCTTCCTGCACGATCCGGTCGAGCTGGACCGAGATCGCCTCCAGAGCCTCGCGATCCGCGCCGTCGAGGGCGATGCCCGAGAGAACTTCGTCGAGCGCCTCCGCCGGGGTCGCGAACGCGTCGCCGAGCCCGCCGTAGCGCTGCACGACCGTCGACAGATACTCCTCGAAGTCGTGCCGGCCGAGACGGGAAAGCCGTAGTTCGAGCGCCTTGGCCCCGCCATGGGCGATCAACGGCAGGTCGAAGCCGAGGATGAAGAGCCGCGCATTATCGACCGTGCCGCGGGAGAGCGCTTCGGCGAGGCCCGCCAGCATCTCCTTCGTTGCCTGGGGCAGCACGCTCGACTGCGCGTTGTCGAAGATCAGCCAGCGCGTGCCCTCAAGCTGCTGAAGCTGGCCCATCAGCCAGGAGACGAGGAAGGCCGCGAGGTGGTCGTCGCCCGGCATGTCTGCCCGTCGGAGGGTGGCGTCGATGCGCAGATGAGCCGCGAGCGACTGCATGACGCCTAGGGGACGCGGGTCACCCTTCCACGTCCCGAAGTCGAAATGGGCGCATTGGGTGTTCGGGAAGCCGCGGGAGATATGGCTGATGAGGCGCCAAGCGTAGCTCGTGCCGGAGAGCGCGTCACCCTTGAGCACGAGAACGCGGGGGCCGAGCACGTCGCCCATCTGTCCCATGGTCTCGCGCAGCGTCGTGCGGTTGACGAAGGCGACGCCGTCCGTGCGGAGGTGGTCCCAGTGCGCGAAGCCGGCCTCGGGCTCGGGCTTCGGCTCGAAGCGGAGGAGGAGGTCGGCCCAGTCGCCGCGGATCTCGCGCCGACGCTGCTCGGTCAGGGACTGATCGTCGAGCACGGCCTGCATGAGGATCGGGAGCCAGCCTTGCGTCGTCGCACTCGTGATCACCTGGAGATGGACCGACGGCATGGTCGCATCGGCCCGGGCGATGTCGTCGAGGAGCCGGTTCGGCCCGCCCATGGCGAGGAGCAGGGTGAGCGCGTCGCGGTCGAGATAGGTCGCCCGCATGACGTCGTAGACCGGTTTGACCTCCTGAAAGTTCATGCCGCACCGGCGATGTCGGGGAGGAGCCCGGCTGCTTCGAGGTCCGCAGCGATGAGGGCGATGGGGATGCCCTGGTTGTAGTCCGCCAGCTCGGCCGCGAAGTTCGGGTCGCCGGCGTGGTGGAGGGCGACGAGGGCGCCTTTATGGTTCAGCACGGCGGCGCCGGAGGACCCCTTCTTGGTGTTGGCGCTGTAGCGGACGCGAAGGTTCTGGCCCCCGAGGCTGAGGACATGGCCGTAGGCGATGTGGATCGGCGCGCCCATCGGGTGCTGGATGATAGTCACGTGGTCGCTGATAGCGAGGGCCGTGGCGTCCCTGTCGAGCTGCACCGGCGTGCGGGCCGCACCGTCGGGCCCCGCCCGGTCGGTCGGCTTCGCGGCGAGGCGGACGAGGGCGTAGTCGAGATCGAGGGGCTCGGGCACGTCGTTCGGGTCATTCGTCGTGTCCGCGGTCCCGTGCGGGCGGTTCTTCAGGAGCCAGTCATCGGCGACCGGCACGGTCCAGCCCTGTTGCAGCGCGCCCGACGCATCCTTC is a genomic window of Bacteroidota bacterium containing:
- a CDS encoding serine protease, giving the protein ADAEADSTDAERQSALQRLVNANDPSADALALLAGQQAMLGRVGAIEWNGSHQGTCILVDHDKVLTNDHVIRPLRSFGPDTLEVRFDHLKDASGALQQGWTVPVADDWLLKNRPHGTADTTNDPNDVPEPLDLDYALVRLAAKPTDRAGPDGAARTPVQLDRDATALAISDHVTIIQHPMGAPIHIAYGHVLSLGGQNLRVRYSANTKKGSSGAAVLNHKGALVALHHAGDPNFAAELADYNQGIPIALIAADLEAAGLLPDIAGAA